The Streptococcus sanguinis genomic sequence AGAAAGCTCCTCTATTTCCTTGCGATATTCACTTAATTTTTTTTGTTTATTAGCACCCTTCATATTCTTATCTTCACGGGTTTGTTCATATAAATTAGTATAAGCGTGCAGGGTCAACTGATCATCCCCAATATTCTGAGCTAAATCTAGAGATTTTTTATAGTCTCCCCTTCCAAGATAAATCCAATAATCTAAAAGATTTTCCTCGCTGGATGGAGTGATTGTGTTTAAAACGCTTGATTTCTGCTCCTCAGACAAGTTATCTAAATGAACATAAGAAGACGCTAAAACATATTTTGCTTCTTTACCTAAGCGATTTACTTGAAATTTTTGTAAATCGTCGGCAACATCGTCATAATGCTTAGAAATAAAATGGCTCTGTGCATCCACTGTCGCACGCTGAACAGGGATAGACCAAAAATAAAAATATGCTGCAAAAGCTCCTAAAGCAACAGTTGTAACGCTAAAAATTCCCATTCCAATAGAAAAAATACGCCAACTCCGTTTTGAAACCACTATCTTTTTTTTCTTTTCTTCCTGATAAGCTTTGTCGTAAGCTTCATTAACATATTTTATTACTTCTTCATATGTCTTACATGCAGCTATATCCTGTACCAATGAATCTCTTATTGCAGCTATACCATCTATTAGTAATTCAAAATCAAGTTTTGGTCGCAGAATAGAGACAACCAAAGCCTTGTAGCTCATTAGAAACGTTTCTGAAGTATAAGGTATAGGACTCATAATTCCTTCTAAACCAAAATGTAGAATCTTAACAACACTTCCTTGTAGAAATATATTTTTCGGATGGATATAAGAAACCTTAAAATTATGCTCAGAGAATGTCAAAGACTCCATTTTCTGAGCCAACTCCAAACGCTTTACTTCTGTCATCTCTTCCGCAATAAGATCTTTAAGACTATAAGAATATTTTGGCTTATCATAAATTAGTGATAAAAAACCATTATCTTCTAATGTCACGGCAGCATCCACATAATTTTCAATTGTAGATAACTTTTGACGAGAAAAATGGCTGGCTGGCAGAATAACCTTGACCTTTTCCTTACTGTATTTAATTTCAATTTTATCACTCATTTATAATTACCTCCAATACATCTCCATCCCCTAATGGATATTCCTTTAAAGCTCTATGCTGTTCTATTCTTAGAAGTTTTCCTCGAACCTCTAAATGCCAATTATTTTGATGAATAGATAATGTTTTATCTAGATTGTTTGAACACATTAACATCTTTACTCCCTGTAAAGATAATAGTTTAGAAAACCGAATATCTATTTCCTTATCTTCATATCTAATTGTTGCGTTTAAATATTTTTCCCCCATGAAAAATCCTTCCTAAATAAATTCCAATTAAAATCATTGCTACAATAAATAATACTGCACCAAGAATTGACCATATCATTGTGGCCCCTGATTCCTCTGTGTCTACAATAATACTGTCAGAAACCTGATAGTTCTGAAAAAGAGCATGTCGATAAACTTGGAGGTCGAGTCCATCACCACTCCGAACTTCTTTCTTACTGAAATTAGCTTGGTTTGCAGTCTTAAGCATTTCCTGAGCATCAGTTTTAGATTTCGTCGCTTCTTGCTCTATTCTATCCATAAATAAATTAGGTGCATAAATATGCTCAATTTCATTACCTTGGGAACGCTGCTTTTTTTGTGTTATCGAATCTGTTTTTAAATCTAATTCGCCGTCCTTAGCATAAACAGTACTTCCAGTAAACAATAACAATAAAAATATCACTAAAACTCGACTTGATTTTTTCAACATTTCATCTCTGCTTTCTAGCTTAAAAGACTAAGAAAAATATTCAGCATCCATAAGTACGTTATAAATATTCCTAAACAACATTTACCTATCATAAAAATCTGTAATAAATTTTATATTGACTAGTCTCATTCAAAGATTAGTCTTATTTTATCACGAATTGTATTAATATTCAAACTTTCAAACAGTTATTCACAAGCAGATTATGCTGTTGTGACAAAAAATAACACCTAAATTATTTTAGATGCTATGATATATAATTCTAAATCTAAATATACCGTCCCGATTTAATTGCAGTAGTTCTTACTTCCCTAAGGTACTTCTGATTTATCACCGATTAATATTCAAATATTATTGCTCAGAGTATTATCTATTACCTTTATTTAACGATATTTTTTTCTAACTTGCGCTACTCAAAACATCTCTAAATATCTTTCCCATAATCTTTTCATCAGAAAGGACATTTCGACTGCGATTATATCACAAACGAAGTAATCTCAAGAAAAAAATCGCTCTAATATAGCGATTCTTCTCATATCATTATTTAAATAGAACCTTTTGGAACTTCTGCTGACTTCATCCAAGTATCGTAATGCTCTTCAAAAGCCTTCTCATCTTCGTTTCTATATCCCTCAAATAAAACTTCTTTGACATTTTCTCTATTGAAAAAGAACAAATTGTCTGGTGTCTGCATCCCGTTCGGAATAACTACTGAACCGTAGTCAAAATAGACACTCTTAGTCCCTCCTTGACCATCTTCCACTTCGATTACACTAGCTCGTGAAACAATCATCACTTCACTACCATCACCATTTTTGAGGGTTACAACTGAACCCAAAGGTAAAATTTTATCTGTCATTTTATTCTCCTTGTTTTTCCAATTTTTCTACATTGCTTAGCGCAATAAAGTTCAACAATATTCTTAGAAATCAAAAAATCACTATTGCATCCCTTGACTTTAAAACAAAAATTAATCTCCATATTTTAAGATATCTTAAAGCAGCTCAAAACTTTCTTCTTTACTTATGTAATTCTTTTGTCACGATAGCTCCATCCGGTCCGACACTCATTTCTAAATATACATCAGGATTATCGTCAGCTTTACATACTACACTCAGTTTTCCACCATAGAATAAATCCAATATATCAAAACTCTTGGTAAGATTATTTTGATTATATAATACAAAAGAAACACCTAGCAAAAGTCCAGTTGCAACAATTTTAAATATCTCTCCTCCAATAGGATTACCTAACAAGTCTTTATAATTAAAAATAAAATCATAGGCATAGAAGAATCCAACCAAGGGGACTAGAAAAATCAATCCTTTTATCAAGCGCGTACCATTTCTATTCTCTTTCTTGCTCAAATCCTTCTCCACCTTTTGTTCTTCGTCCAATGTCTCCATAATAACCAAACTAATTGTTTGAGAGGTAACTTCTGCTCTATTGACATTTCGATACAAGGCACGTTCTACAAGGATAGTAATGAAAGCAAACTCTGCTATCCATATAAGAATAACACTCCAAAAAGTTGTTATGGTATATGTTCCATGCAAGAATAATCTAAAGAAAGAAATTATTCCTCCTCCACTAGACAAAAACAGGACAACTAAAAGAGGTATATGCCGATTCATCCTGCTTGATTTCTCTGTATCTAATAGTTTACTCTTCGGTGCCTCTAAAAGTTCGTGGGTCTTACAATCAAAATAAATAGCTTTATCGCCATATTGATTAAAAAACATACGACGTCTTATAAAAAACATTCTAGCCTCTTTCTAATATTTATCGGATTCCCGTTACCACAGCTTGGGTAGCTTCCACTCTCCGTGTGAAAACTTATCCCATACATGATTGATCCCTTTTCCAACTGCATCTCCGATAATCGTCCCTGCTACTGTTCCTATTACCGTTCCTACTACAGGGATTGGAATAGCAGAGCCAATAACTGCTCCGACTTGAGCTCCGACTACCGCGCCACTAAAGCTACCTGCTGCATGGGCGACTCCATCAGCTAGTGCATGAGCATCCCCATATTTGCCCCTATTCTGTTGGAATGTATCCCAACCATCTTTCAACGCTAATACTGTGCCAATAGCGCCTACTTGCTTTACTGCTCCGAAGCCTTTTTGAGAAACAGCAGATTTCATATTTCTTAATACATCTTCTTTAAGAAATGCTTTATTAAGTTTCCCTAGAGAATCTTTTACAACACGCACATCATCTACATGGCCTCCGATGAATTTACCAAATTTAGTAGCCCAACCAGCAATCTTCTCCCCTTTTGCAAGAGATTTAGCTGCTCGTGCAAGAGCTTGAGTCCCAGTACGAGTGCCAGAATTAATCATAACAAAATTAGCTCCTCTAACACCGTATTGAAGCAATTTACGACCTACCGATTTCCTAATTAAGGAATTTACCATTGCTCCAGCCTTAGTTGAAGCTGCTTTAAAGCCTTCTATTCCTAAAGATTGCGCAATAGATTTTAGTTCTTCTACAATATAGTCTAACACCTTTATAGGTGTCGAATTTAAAACAGAATTGGTAACTTCCTCAACTCCATCCATAAAGGCAGTGCCTTTATAAAATGCCTGTGCTTCTTTTGAAGTAAAGGAACTCTTACCTGCTCCTTCCAGTCCCTTCAGAGCAGTCGCCTGAACTTGTAACAGCTTGCTATACTCATCTCCCCGCTTCCAACCGTTGAAGCTGGCCATATTGGTTTTAGTATCAGTCAAAATGGTCTTTCCTTCTGACAAAGGAGTGGTAATTGCGCTGGCATCTGGATTCGTCAGACTGATAATATCAGAGATGGAGCTATAAATATTTGCCGTTGCTTGATTCACCGTACTAATATTGGTTTCTATGCTCGAAAAGCCATCCAAAAGTCCCTGCAAATAATCCGTATCAATAATCGCATCTGCTGCTGTCTCTGAAACTGTTGATTTAAATTGTTCGATGGTCTTATCGTATTGAGCAGAAAGAACGGCTAAAGCATTAGAAAAATTCGTCAATAAGGGAACCTGATGATTGCTAATCTTGGAATCAATTGCTCCCTTAACATCTCCTTTGAGACTTTCCGAACTTACCAAATTCACAAAAGAGGTCTTAGCTGTCTCAAGCTGAGTTGTAATCGAGGTTTGTGAGTTAGACAATGCTGTCTTCTGGTTATGAACCTCTTTAATATATCCATTATAATGGTCCAGACACTATCGGGAATCATTCTCTTTCCATTATACCACAGTTTCAATAGCCGAGAACTAGAAAATCGCTTCAATACAATGAAGCGATTTTCTAGTTCTATTAAGAATCATAAAACTGATTCTATGCGATAGAATACCCACCTACACTACCTTTTTATTTGACAATTTCCTTTCTTGGAATAGTCAATTCTGATTCCCAGCCATGATAAATTTCCAAAAAGCGAGATTCTTCCTCATCTCTATATCCCTCAAAAATTATTTTATCTATATTTTCATGCTGGAAAAAAATTGTTGAATCTGGTTGTAAGCCTTGGGGATAAAGAACTCCCATATAATCCGTAAATACTTGTTTTCCAGTATCAGGATCATCAAAAATAACTCCACGACCAACAATAACTAATTTCTGGGTTCCTTCTTCCAAATAAACAATACTACCTAACGGTAATAATTCTTTTGATTTACTCATTTTCTAATAACTCCTTATGTTTTTTTAAATATTTTTTCCCATACCATTCCTCTACAGTCTTACCTTCCCACTGACGATATTCTTCTGGGTATTTCCATTTGTAATAGGCTTGGAGAAAATATGGTAAACCTATAAAAACAATTATTGCAATCACCATAATATTAGCAAAGACCCATAGAAGTAAAAAACCAAATGCTTTCATGGAATTTGAAATATCTACAGTAAAGCTTCCGAAAATATATTTTATAACAATACCAATCCCTAAAATCCCCATGCCGTAAATAGAAATCATTTTAGCAATCTTATCACGAAAAGTCACTTGTCTATCCTCATCATACATAAGCTTTCTTAATCCTGTTAACTCCATACTAAACATCATGTAAGTGAAGATCATTATTACTCCATATATAACAATAATTTCCCAAAATGCCAAATTTGCTAATAGAATGTCAATAACTATCAGATCTATTTCTAATAAAAACCAAAGCATAAATGTAAAAGCATGAAACTGATAGCGATAAGGCAAAAGATAAGTTCGTTTAATAAATTTCCCAATCACTACGAATAGTAGCCAAAGTATAAGAAAAATCAAAAAAACATTTACCGTCAACGACACGTGCTCCGCTATCGGAAGAGTCAAAGTCTCACTATCATGAAATTCCATAGATACAACAAGCAACATAAAGTTAAATCCAACAGGAAAAATTAGACCTAAAATAAAACTTCGAATTCGAAACCAAAGCGATGCCTGGCCTTTCTTAAAATATTTACCAATTTTATCATGTTGATCCTGTTGTAACTTTCGGAATCCATCATCTTCTAGATTAAGACTTTCTTCAAAACTTGCGTTAAAAATAGATCTTTTCTTCATACTTTTCACCCAAATCCTAGTGCCTTACCTATTCCACCTATTCCGTTGGAAACTGCATTCGCAACTCCTTTGATTCCATTTCCAACCTTGTTAACAATATTTTTGGTTCCTTTTACTGGGTCATCAAAGAATTTAGGTTCAAGCCACTTAATTCCTTGAATAGCTGCTCCAGCAAGGAATCCGACCCCTGCTCCAACGGGACCACCTATCGCACCTCCAATAGTAGCACCCTCCAACGGACCAACACTGGCAACAGCATCAAGAGCACCTCGGCCAACTGCTTTACCCAAATCACCCGATTTAGAATACTCATTAATACCACTAGAAATAGCAGTGAAGCCCAGATCTGCGAATGTTGCAACAGTTCCTAATTTCCCTATAAACTTTATACCTTTGCCCAAAAACTTAGCATCACCAACAAAATTTCTACCAGTTTTAATTGCTTCTTCTAAAGATTTGAAGTTAGAAACTTTCTGCAAGCCCCATTTAGCAAATGATTTTAAAGGACTAGCTGCCTTTTGCAACCAATCATATCCTGTACCCATCGCTTTTCCCAATTTGCCACCAAATTTACCCAACGACTCGTACTTTGCCATTCCATCCAGAATCTTTGAGACAAACTTATAGGCTTTAGGACCTTTCTTTTCTAGCGCGTCTAAAATCTCCCAAATACCATCCGACTTAAGGAGTGCCTTAGTTAATCTTGCAGGAGTAAGCCCTAGAATTTGTGTAATGCGCTTCACTTCATCCCTACCCATAAAGGCTACAAAGCGGTCATATTCATTCCACCTCTTCCATTTCCCCAAATCTTTATTAATCGTCTTAGAAACCAATCCTAACAGTTCTACTGGTGTTGAGCCATTTGCTTTGGAGGAAATTTTCTTAACTGCCTTTAAGAAATCTTGGCTAGTATAGAACGCCTTGGCTTCTGCATCAGTAAATGAAAGACCCGCCATAGTAGAAAGACTTGCTAAAGTTTGAGTTTGCGACTGCAGTACCTTACTATATTCATCTCCCCGCTTCCAACCATTGAAGCTGGCCATATTGGTTTTAGTATCAGTCAAAATGGTCTTTCCTTCTGACAAAGGAGTGGTAATTGCGCTGGCATCTGGATTCGTCAGACTGAGAATATCAGAGATGGAACTATAAATATTTGCCGTTGCTTGATTTACCGTACTAATATTGGTCTCTATACTCGAAAAGCCATCTAAAAGCCCTTGTAAATAATCCGTATCAATAATTGCATCTGCCGCTGTCTCTGAAACTGTTGATTTAAACTGGTCAATAGTCTTATCATATTGAGCAGAGAGCACCGCTAAAGCATTAGAAAAATTCGTCAATAAGGGAACCTGATGATTACTAATCTTGGCATCAATAGCTTCCTTGACATCTCCTTTGAGGCTTTCCGAACTTACCAAATTCACAAAAGAGGTCTTAGCTGTCTCAAGCTGAGTTGTAATCGAGGTTTGTGAGTTAGACAATGCCGTCTTCTGGTTATGAACCTCTGTCATATCTATTTTCATCTATCTTCTCCTTCAATACTATGTGTCATGGAAAAAATCCTCTGTCGAAAATAATCCCTACGATACTGCTGATCTACATAAGATTGATCCAAATTATCACTGTAACCTTCTTGGATAACCTGAGAAATCAAATAGCTTGGGATAAACAAAGGTTCAATATCTGGCCTCATACCATAGGGATAGATGCTAGCTAGATAATCTATGTATTCCCGATCATCTGGTTCAGAGATTAACCTACGCCCCGTAACCATCGCCATAAGGGGAACTTTAGCTTTCTCCATCTCGGATACCAATTCCTCTGGAAGCAACTCACGATCTAACTCTACCAAACTGCCCAAGGGGAGGATTGGAGCCAACAGTAAATCAGTGCAAGATAACCAAATTCTAAAGTCTTTCATAGACAAAACGAGCTCCGAGCCTAAATAAGCCAGAGTTGCTTTTTCTCTTTCCCAATCAAACTCCATCGTAACAGATGTGCCAAGCAAGCTACTGTAGCTATAAAAGGACTCTTTCTTGACAATTGCTAACTGAAGCCTACGAAATGCATCTCCTTGACTAATTAAGGATTGACCCACTTGCTCCAAAATGGCTCTCTCACCCTCATCAATTCCTAATTGAAGTAAGGAATTTTGATAAAGGTCACTTATCTCATTCATCTATCTCGTTCCTTTCTGCTAACTTACCTATTTAGCATTTGCTTGATTTTGGTCATCAGTCACTTTATTTTCAGCTGCTTGATTCATACGAGTTACATCCGTTGTCGTGAAAGTCTTGAGACTGCTAATCGCTGTATTAAATGACTTAATCTCGTCATTAAAAGATGTAAAAGGAGTCATTGTTGTTGCTGAAAAAGTTAACTCTGCCATATCTGAAATGCCAGAGATGCTTGTACTAACTGAATTGGTCAGTCCGGTCCAAACACCATAATCCGTTCCTGTATTTGCCATTTATCTTTCCATCCTCTATTCTGAACTAGCTGAATTTGCCAAAGACTGATAATTAAGCATGTTATTATAGGCCGTATCTGCTGCTGTCTGTAAGCTGGCCGACTCTGCTTGAAGCTCCCCAATCTTAGCATCTATACTACTCAAATTTGTGTCGTGACTCGTTTTATTAGTTGTAGCAGCAGTATTAGCAGAATCGTACTTCTCTGCATATTTATTCTTCCGATCCCCTTTAAAACTGGATTCATCTTCCCCTTTTATTTTCGTTAAGGCATCTATAATACCTGTCTGAAAATTATTTATCTGAGTGGATAAGTCCGATTTGGCAGTTTCTAAGCGAGAAATCTTTGCATCTACGGCAGCTTTTTGAGAAATTGCATCATCATGATTTTGAGATTCTTGATTAGCTAATCCTTGGTAATAAGATGCATCTGACATTTCCATTCTCCTATTTCTAAATTCTGACTAAAATAAAGAGAGATAGGAAGCAATCCCATCCCTCCATTCCAGAGTTTTTTTATCCTTTGAAACCAAAGCTATTTGCATCCGCTGTATCACGTTCTGATACAGTATTAGCATAACTAACCAATTGTTGATTGATAGAGCTCAACAATTCTTGGAATTTAACCACATCACCATGCAATTGTTGATATTGTTCAAGATAAGATTGGAAGGCACTACCTTTCCAGTGAGCTTGCATTTCACCGTTAGCAGTATTTACTGTCTGAATAGCTGCTTCGATTTGATCGCGAGCATTAGAATAAACTGCAGCTTGTGAGGTGAGCTGTTCTGGGGATAATGAAATTTCTGCCATAATTGGACTCCTTATTTATAATTTAATTGTTCTTAATAGAACATCTTATGTTAACGATTTTAACTTTTTTGTTAATGATTGTCAAGTATTTTACAATAGATTTTTATTATGTGCTTATATAAATAAAGGCTATATTCTATTTTTGAACACTTCTTATTACTTATATAGTTTTCTAAAAACTTGATGATAGCGTTTTAATATAGTATAATAAAAGTCTGAAATTCATTTTAACAAAGGAGATATTATGTCTAAATCATCCCTTCAAAAAACGGTTGTACTTTTGAGCGCAGCGGCTCTTGCAGCAGCTGTAAATGCTGTTCAAGCTGATGAGAATACTCCAGCAGTCACTACTAATCCTGCTCCAGTAGAAAGCAACGCAGCGGAAGCAAAACCAACGACTGCTGCAAGTCCTACTGAAGCTACTGCGACACCAGAGAGCACGGAGCCTAGCTCTGCTATTTCTCCAGAAAATGCCAGTGGGAACGCTGATGCTCTGATAGCTATGGCTCGCAATGTCGCAGCTACTGAGGATACTAAACCCGTGGAGGGACAGACTGTCGATATTCGTATCTTGGCAACGACCGACCTCCATACCAACTTGGTCAACTACGACTACTATCAGGACAAGCCAGTAGAGACCTTGGGACTGGCTAAAACAGCCGTTCTGATCGAGAAGGCCAAGAAAGAAAATCCAAACGTCCTCTTGGTCGACAATGGCGATACCATTCAAGGAACGCCGCTTGGAACCTATAAGGCCATTGTGGATCCTGTGGAGAAGGGCGAGCAGCATCCTATGTACGCTGCTCTGCAAGCTCTGGGCTTTGAAGCTGGTACGCTAGGGAACCATGAGTTCAACTACGGTTTGGACTATCTGAACCGTGTGATTGAGACAGCAGGCATGCCTCTTGTCAATGCCAATGTGCTGGATCCAGCGACTGGTAAATTCATCTATCAGCCTTACAAAATCATCGAAAAGACCTTTACGGATACTCAGGGCCGCTTGACGACTGTCAAGATTGGTGTGACCGGAATTGTACCGCCGCAGATTCTCAACTGGGATAAGGCAAACCTAGAAGGAAAAGTGGTCGTTCGCGATTCTGTTGAAGCTATTCGAGATATTATTCCTGAGATGCGCAAGGCCGGTGCAGACATCACTTTGGTACTTTCTCACTCTGGTATCGGAGACGACAAGTATGAAAAAGGCGAGGAAAATGAAGGTTATCAAATCGCCAGCCTGCCAGGTGTGGATGCTGTCGTAACGGGCCACTCCCACGCAGAATTTCCAAGCGGAAACGGAACTGGTTTCTACGAAAAATATCCTGGCGTAGACGGTGTCAACGGTAAAATCAATGGCACTCCAGTAACCATGGCTGGTAAATACGGCGACCATCTGGGCGTCATCGACCTCAAGCTCAACTATACCGACGGCAAATGGAAAGTCACTGACAGCAAAGGCTCCATCCGCAAGGTAGATACCAAGTCTAATGTAGCAGATCAGCGCGTCGTTGACATTGCCAAAGAATCCCACCAAGGAACTATCAACTATGTCCGCCAGCAAGTCGGCACCACGACTGCACCGATTACCAGCTACTTCGCTCTGGTCAAAGACGATTCATCTGTGCAAATCGTCAACAATGCCCAGCTTTGGTATGCTAAGCAAGAGCTGGCTGGCACGCCTGAAGCTAACCTTCCTATTCTGTCTGCAGCAGCGCCTTTCAAGGCAGGAACTCGTGGGGATGCAACGGCTTACACAGACATTCCAGCTGGTCCTATTGCCATCAAGAACGTAGCAGACCTCTATCTCTACGACAATGTAACTGCTATCCTCAAGGTCAACGGTGCCCAGCTCAAAGAATGGTTGGAAATGTCAGCTGGCCAATTCAACACCATTGACCCAAATAATAGCCAACCGCAAAATCTGGTCAATACTGACTACCGGACTTATAACTTTGATGTTATTGACGGTGTTACCTATGAGTTTGATATTACCCAGCCTAACAAATACGACCGCGAAGGCAAACTGGCCAACCCAAATGCCAGCCGGGTCCGTAACCTGAAATACCAAGGCAAAGAGATTGACCCCAATCAGGAATTTATCGTCGTGACCAACAACTACCGGTCTAACGGCAACTTCCCTGGTGTTCGAGAAGCCAGCCTCAACCGTCTGCTCAATCTGGAAAACCGCCAAGCTATCATTAACTATATCTTGGCTGTCAAAAATATCAATCCAAGTGCAGATCAGAACTGGCATTTCGCTGATACCATCAAGGGACTGGACCTGCGCTTCCTGACAGCTGATAAGGCCAAGAACTTGATTGGTACTGACGGAGACATCGTCTATCTAGCGGCATCTGCCCAAGAAGGATTCGGCGAATACAAATTCGTCTACGTCGCGCCGAAAACAGAAGCGGTGCCTATCGAGCAGCCAAGCCGTCCAACTATCGCAGTCGAAGCAGCCAACCTGCAGCATAGTAAAGTAGACTTCCCTGTCTTGACTGCTGTTGACCCTAGCACAAACAAGCAAACGTCTCACAGACAGGCAGGAGCAGAAAGCCTCCCAGCAACCGGAGAAAAAACATCCTCACTTGGACTCTTGGGACTTGCCATGACCGGACTTGCAGGAATCTTCACCTTCAAAAAACGGAAAAGACAATAATGATTAAAAAATCAGCAGCCAAAATAGCTGCTGATTTTACTTTTTAAAGACTGTCATTGCTCAATTCCAGCAAAACACTGATTGCAGTCAAGGTATAAAGCGGAGCGGTTTCAGCCCGCAGGATACGTGGACCTAGACCAGCGGAGATAGCCCCTGCTTGGCCAAAGGCATCTATTTCATCTGGCGATAGACCTCCCTCTGGTCCGAAGATAAAGAGAACTTTTGCTCCAGTTGCCAAGCCCGACAGAGCTCGGACTAGAGCTGCAGATTCTCCCTCTTTGGCCGATTCTTCATAGGCCACAATGATGCGATCAAAATCTGCTAAGGCCGCTAGAAAATCTGCCTTTTTATCAAAGAGCCGAATCTCAGGAATCAGATTGCGCTTGCTCTGCTCAGCTGCTCCCTGAGCAATTTTCTCTAGCTTTTCACTCTTTTTAGCCAGTTTTTTGCCATCCCACTTGGCCACCGACCAGTCCGCTGGGAAAGCCCAAATAGCAAACGCCCCCAGCTCTGTTGCCTTCTGAGTGATAAACTCTAACTTATCACCCTTTGGAAAGCCTGAAGCAATGGTCACTTGGATCGGCAGCTCGGTATTGTCTGCCAGCTCCTCCAAGATTTCCAAGCTCTGCTGACTGGGATCCAATACCTGAGCCAGCCATTTCACACCGTCATCAAAAACCAGCGTGATTTGGTCGC encodes the following:
- the essB gene encoding type VII secretion protein EssB yields the protein MSDKIEIKYSKEKVKVILPASHFSRQKLSTIENYVDAAVTLEDNGFLSLIYDKPKYSYSLKDLIAEEMTEVKRLELAQKMESLTFSEHNFKVSYIHPKNIFLQGSVVKILHFGLEGIMSPIPYTSETFLMSYKALVVSILRPKLDFELLIDGIAAIRDSLVQDIAACKTYEEVIKYVNEAYDKAYQEEKKKKIVVSKRSWRIFSIGMGIFSVTTVALGAFAAYFYFWSIPVQRATVDAQSHFISKHYDDVADDLQKFQVNRLGKEAKYVLASSYVHLDNLSEEQKSSVLNTITPSSEENLLDYWIYLGRGDYKKSLDLAQNIGDDQLTLHAYTNLYEQTREDKNMKGANKQKKLSEYRKEIEELSKKLGVKVGEEKDE
- a CDS encoding type VII secretion EssA family protein — encoded protein: MLKKSSRVLVIFLLLLFTGSTVYAKDGELDLKTDSITQKKQRSQGNEIEHIYAPNLFMDRIEQEATKSKTDAQEMLKTANQANFSKKEVRSGDGLDLQVYRHALFQNYQVSDSIIVDTEESGATMIWSILGAVLFIVAMILIGIYLGRIFHGGKIFKRNN
- a CDS encoding DUF4176 domain-containing protein; amino-acid sequence: MTDKILPLGSVVTLKNGDGSEVMIVSRASVIEVEDGQGGTKSVYFDYGSVVIPNGMQTPDNLFFFNRENVKEVLFEGYRNEDEKAFEEHYDTWMKSAEVPKGSI
- a CDS encoding T7SS effector LXG polymorphic toxin; translated protein: MSNSQTSITTQLETAKTSFVNLVSSESLKGDVKGAIDSKISNHQVPLLTNFSNALAVLSAQYDKTIEQFKSTVSETAADAIIDTDYLQGLLDGFSSIETNISTVNQATANIYSSISDIISLTNPDASAITTPLSEGKTILTDTKTNMASFNGWKRGDEYSKLLQVQATALKGLEGAGKSSFTSKEAQAFYKGTAFMDGVEEVTNSVLNSTPIKVLDYIVEELKSIAQSLGIEGFKAASTKAGAMVNSLIRKSVGRKLLQYGVRGANFVMINSGTRTGTQALARAAKSLAKGEKIAGWATKFGKFIGGHVDDVRVVKDSLGKLNKAFLKEDVLRNMKSAVSQKGFGAVKQVGAIGTVLALKDGWDTFQQNRGKYGDAHALADGVAHAAGSFSGAVVGAQVGAVIGSAIPIPVVGTVIGTVAGTIIGDAVGKGINHVWDKFSHGEWKLPKLW
- a CDS encoding DUF4176 domain-containing protein, whose amino-acid sequence is MSKSKELLPLGSIVYLEEGTQKLVIVGRGVIFDDPDTGKQVFTDYMGVLYPQGLQPDSTIFFQHENIDKIIFEGYRDEEESRFLEIYHGWESELTIPRKEIVK
- a CDS encoding T7SS effector LXG polymorphic toxin is translated as MKIDMTEVHNQKTALSNSQTSITTQLETAKTSFVNLVSSESLKGDVKEAIDAKISNHQVPLLTNFSNALAVLSAQYDKTIDQFKSTVSETAADAIIDTDYLQGLLDGFSSIETNISTVNQATANIYSSISDILSLTNPDASAITTPLSEGKTILTDTKTNMASFNGWKRGDEYSKVLQSQTQTLASLSTMAGLSFTDAEAKAFYTSQDFLKAVKKISSKANGSTPVELLGLVSKTINKDLGKWKRWNEYDRFVAFMGRDEVKRITQILGLTPARLTKALLKSDGIWEILDALEKKGPKAYKFVSKILDGMAKYESLGKFGGKLGKAMGTGYDWLQKAASPLKSFAKWGLQKVSNFKSLEEAIKTGRNFVGDAKFLGKGIKFIGKLGTVATFADLGFTAISSGINEYSKSGDLGKAVGRGALDAVASVGPLEGATIGGAIGGPVGAGVGFLAGAAIQGIKWLEPKFFDDPVKGTKNIVNKVGNGIKGVANAVSNGIGGIGKALGFG
- a CDS encoding DUF4176 domain-containing protein, with amino-acid sequence MNEISDLYQNSLLQLGIDEGERAILEQVGQSLISQGDAFRRLQLAIVKKESFYSYSSLLGTSVTMEFDWEREKATLAYLGSELVLSMKDFRIWLSCTDLLLAPILPLGSLVELDRELLPEELVSEMEKAKVPLMAMVTGRRLISEPDDREYIDYLASIYPYGMRPDIEPLFIPSYLISQVIQEGYSDNLDQSYVDQQYRRDYFRQRIFSMTHSIEGEDR
- a CDS encoding DUF5082 family protein, whose amino-acid sequence is MSDASYYQGLANQESQNHDDAISQKAAVDAKISRLETAKSDLSTQINNFQTGIIDALTKIKGEDESSFKGDRKNKYAEKYDSANTAATTNKTSHDTNLSSIDAKIGELQAESASLQTAADTAYNNMLNYQSLANSASSE
- a CDS encoding WXG100 family type VII secretion target, whose translation is MAEISLSPEQLTSQAAVYSNARDQIEAAIQTVNTANGEMQAHWKGSAFQSYLEQYQQLHGDVVKFQELLSSINQQLVSYANTVSERDTADANSFGFKG